The proteins below come from a single Hippocampus zosterae strain Florida chromosome 5, ASM2543408v3, whole genome shotgun sequence genomic window:
- the rxrbb gene encoding retinoic acid receptor RXR-beta-B isoform X1, with protein sequence MSSQQLNSSAPNSPTNVIGSPFSVNSPMVSPSLGFGPISHSQRSASGAMSGMHSISSSEDIKPPFGLRPMSAHSPGIMLSQKRLCVICGDRSSGKHYGVYSCEGCKGFFKRTVRKDLSYTCRDNKECLVDKRQRNRCQYCRYQKCLAMGMKREVVRWIKEDGKDEGWMTVQEERQRNREREGELEFSMGINEEMPVEKILEAETAVELKTELHSDGGSTGNSPHDAVTNICHTADKQLFALVEWAKRIPHFCELPLDDQVILLRAGWNELLIASFSHRSIALKDGILLTSELQRDGAHSAGVGAIFDRESVQSAEVGAIFDRVLTELVNKMRDMQMDKTELGCLRAIVLFNPDAKGLSNTGEVELLREKVYASLEAYCKHKYPEQQGRFAKLLLRLPALRSIGLKCLEHLFFFKLIGDTPIDTFLMEMLEAPHQLA encoded by the exons ATGTCTTCCCAGCAGCTTAACAGCTCTGCACCCAACAGCCCTACCAATGTCATTGGTTCTCCGTTCTCTGTCAACTCTCCAATGGTGTCACCCTCTCTAGGATTTGGACCCATCAGCCACAGCCAG CGCTCAGCTTCAGGTGCCATGTCAGGGATGCATTCAATCAGTAGCTCAGAAGACATCAAACCTCCGTTCGGTCTGAGGCCCATGTCTGCGCACAGTCCAGGAATCATGTTGTCTCAGAAGCGCCTGTGCGTCATTTGTGGAGATCGTTCATCTG GCAAGCACTATGGCGTCTACAGCTGCGAGGGCTGCAAAGGTTTTTTCAAGAGGACGGTCCGCAAAGACTTGAGCTACACGTGCAGGGACAACAAGGAGTGCCTGGTGGACAAACGCCAGCGCAACCGCTGCCAGTACTGCCGCTACCAGAAGTGCCTGGCCATGGGCATGAAGAGGGAAG TGGTAAGGTGGATAAAAGAAGATGGAAAAGATGAGGGTTGGATGA CGGTTCAGGAAGAGCGCCAGAGGAACCGCGAGCGGGAAGGCGAGCTGGAATTCAGCATGGGCATAAACGAGGAGATGCCGGTGGAGAAGATCTTGGAGGCGGAGACTGCGGTGGAGTTGAAGACTGAGCTCCACTCCGACGGAGGCTCCACTGGCAACTCT CCCCATGACGCGGTCACCAACATCTGCCACACCGCAGACAAGCAGCTTTTCGCCCTGGTGGAATGGGCCAAGAGAATCCCTCACTTCTGTGAGCTGCCCCTTGATGACCAGGTCATCCTCCTGCGTGCAG GTTGGAATGAGCTCCTCATAGCCTCCTTCTCCCACCGCTCCATTGCCCTGAAGGACGGCATTCTACTCACCTCGGAGCTGCAGCGCGACGGTGCTCACAGTGCAGGAGTCGGCGCGATCTTTGACAG GGAGAGTGTGCAGAGTGCAGAGGTCGGTGCCATATTTGACAG GGTTCTCACCGAGCTTGTCAACAAGATGCGAGATATGCAAATGGACAAGACAGAGTTGGGTTGCCTTCGCGCCATCGTCCTCTTCAACCCAG ATGCTAAAGGCCTGTCCAACACGGGGGAGGTGGAGCTGCTCCGAGAGAAGGTCTATGCATCGCTGGAGGCCTACTGCAAACACAAGTATCCCGAGCAGCAGGGCAG GTTTGCCAAGCTGCTCCTTCGCCTGCCCGCACTGCGATCCATCGGCCTGAAGTGCTTGGAGCACCTGTTCTTCTTCAAGCTGATCGGCGACACGCCCATTGACACTTTCCTTATGGAGATGCTTGAAGCTCCTCATCAGCTGGCCTAG
- the rxrbb gene encoding retinoic acid receptor RXR-beta-B isoform X2 — protein sequence MSSQQLNSSAPNSPTNVIGSPFSVNSPMVSPSLGFGPISHSQRSASGAMSGMHSISSSEDIKPPFGLRPMSAHSPGIMLSQKRLCVICGDRSSGKHYGVYSCEGCKGFFKRTVRKDLSYTCRDNKECLVDKRQRNRCQYCRYQKCLAMGMKREAVQEERQRNREREGELEFSMGINEEMPVEKILEAETAVELKTELHSDGGSTGNSPHDAVTNICHTADKQLFALVEWAKRIPHFCELPLDDQVILLRAGWNELLIASFSHRSIALKDGILLTSELQRDGAHSAGVGAIFDRESVQSAEVGAIFDRVLTELVNKMRDMQMDKTELGCLRAIVLFNPDAKGLSNTGEVELLREKVYASLEAYCKHKYPEQQGRFAKLLLRLPALRSIGLKCLEHLFFFKLIGDTPIDTFLMEMLEAPHQLA from the exons ATGTCTTCCCAGCAGCTTAACAGCTCTGCACCCAACAGCCCTACCAATGTCATTGGTTCTCCGTTCTCTGTCAACTCTCCAATGGTGTCACCCTCTCTAGGATTTGGACCCATCAGCCACAGCCAG CGCTCAGCTTCAGGTGCCATGTCAGGGATGCATTCAATCAGTAGCTCAGAAGACATCAAACCTCCGTTCGGTCTGAGGCCCATGTCTGCGCACAGTCCAGGAATCATGTTGTCTCAGAAGCGCCTGTGCGTCATTTGTGGAGATCGTTCATCTG GCAAGCACTATGGCGTCTACAGCTGCGAGGGCTGCAAAGGTTTTTTCAAGAGGACGGTCCGCAAAGACTTGAGCTACACGTGCAGGGACAACAAGGAGTGCCTGGTGGACAAACGCCAGCGCAACCGCTGCCAGTACTGCCGCTACCAGAAGTGCCTGGCCATGGGCATGAAGAGGGAAG CGGTTCAGGAAGAGCGCCAGAGGAACCGCGAGCGGGAAGGCGAGCTGGAATTCAGCATGGGCATAAACGAGGAGATGCCGGTGGAGAAGATCTTGGAGGCGGAGACTGCGGTGGAGTTGAAGACTGAGCTCCACTCCGACGGAGGCTCCACTGGCAACTCT CCCCATGACGCGGTCACCAACATCTGCCACACCGCAGACAAGCAGCTTTTCGCCCTGGTGGAATGGGCCAAGAGAATCCCTCACTTCTGTGAGCTGCCCCTTGATGACCAGGTCATCCTCCTGCGTGCAG GTTGGAATGAGCTCCTCATAGCCTCCTTCTCCCACCGCTCCATTGCCCTGAAGGACGGCATTCTACTCACCTCGGAGCTGCAGCGCGACGGTGCTCACAGTGCAGGAGTCGGCGCGATCTTTGACAG GGAGAGTGTGCAGAGTGCAGAGGTCGGTGCCATATTTGACAG GGTTCTCACCGAGCTTGTCAACAAGATGCGAGATATGCAAATGGACAAGACAGAGTTGGGTTGCCTTCGCGCCATCGTCCTCTTCAACCCAG ATGCTAAAGGCCTGTCCAACACGGGGGAGGTGGAGCTGCTCCGAGAGAAGGTCTATGCATCGCTGGAGGCCTACTGCAAACACAAGTATCCCGAGCAGCAGGGCAG GTTTGCCAAGCTGCTCCTTCGCCTGCCCGCACTGCGATCCATCGGCCTGAAGTGCTTGGAGCACCTGTTCTTCTTCAAGCTGATCGGCGACACGCCCATTGACACTTTCCTTATGGAGATGCTTGAAGCTCCTCATCAGCTGGCCTAG